The following are from one region of the Capsicum annuum cultivar UCD-10X-F1 chromosome 1, UCD10Xv1.1, whole genome shotgun sequence genome:
- the LOC107857132 gene encoding protein SOSEKI 5 isoform X2 translates to MAFTTNSNGRVSTEVLIPKKWNHRETSSPERNIIWIEPKPYNKVLKSVHVIYYLSRNGQLEHPHFIEVPLSSSDDGLYLKDVINRLNFLRGKGMGYLFSWSCKRSYKNGYVWHDLSENDLIHPTDGHNYILKGRRGRRGISRGVHSRILDMSTGREITENLMMHAATQTEEKRRKGGIIAELSREELSPALSMSSSDGKDGADRSKGVNVGDQTAENEFSSGRMSVSRVMMQLITCGSSTSADCSMAKGKSSTKNYWLS, encoded by the exons ATGGCATTCACAACAAATTCGAATGGAAGAGTGAGCACCGAGGTTTTGATCCCGAAGAAATGGAATCACAGAGAGACTTCTTCTCCTGAGAGAAACATTATTTGGATAGAACCAAAACCTTATAATAAGGTATTGAAAAGTGTTCATGTTATCTATTATCTCTCCAGAAATGGCCAACTTGAGCATCCTCATTTCATTGAAGTTCCTCTCTCTTCCTCCGACGATGGactctatcttaaag atGTGATAAACCGGTTGAATTTTCTGAGAGGGAAAGGCATGGGTTATTTGTTCTCCTGGTCCTGCAAACG AAGCTACAAAAATGGATACGTGTGGCACGATTTATCGGAGAACGATTTGATTCATCCAACGGACGGTCACAACTACATTCTCAAAG GCCGACGAGGACGAAGAGGAATCAGTCGTGGAGTTCATTCGAGAATCCTCGACATGAGCACAG GTCGAGAAATCACCGAAAATCTTATGATGCATGCGGCGACACAGACAGAGGAGAAGCGGAGGAAGGGAGGAATCATTGCGGAGCTGAGCAGAGAAGAATTGTCTCCGGCACTGTCGATGTCTAGCTCCGACGGAAAAGACGGTGCTGATAGGTCGAAGGGAGTTAATGTTGGAGATCAAACGGCTGAGAATGAGTTTAGTAGTGGAAGAATGAGTGTTTCTCGAGTTATGATGCAGCTTATCACTTGTGGATCGTCTACTTCAGCTGATTGCTCGATGGCAAAAGGAAAAAGTAGTACCAAAAATTATTGGTTAAGTTAG
- the LOC107857132 gene encoding protein SOSEKI 5 isoform X1, giving the protein MAFTTNSNGRVSTEVLIPKKWNHRETSSPERNIIWIEPKPYNKVLKSVHVIYYLSRNGQLEHPHFIEVPLSSSDDGLYLKDVINRLNFLRGKGMGYLFSWSCKRSYKNGYVWHDLSENDLIHPTDGHNYILKGSELLETSMSSRFCELSLHESQKSPSDSDEYRDSSSSIRPTRTKRNQSWSSFENPRHEHRLICKCQSGREITENLMMHAATQTEEKRRKGGIIAELSREELSPALSMSSSDGKDGADRSKGVNVGDQTAENEFSSGRMSVSRVMMQLITCGSSTSADCSMAKGKSSTKNYWLS; this is encoded by the exons ATGGCATTCACAACAAATTCGAATGGAAGAGTGAGCACCGAGGTTTTGATCCCGAAGAAATGGAATCACAGAGAGACTTCTTCTCCTGAGAGAAACATTATTTGGATAGAACCAAAACCTTATAATAAGGTATTGAAAAGTGTTCATGTTATCTATTATCTCTCCAGAAATGGCCAACTTGAGCATCCTCATTTCATTGAAGTTCCTCTCTCTTCCTCCGACGATGGactctatcttaaag atGTGATAAACCGGTTGAATTTTCTGAGAGGGAAAGGCATGGGTTATTTGTTCTCCTGGTCCTGCAAACG AAGCTACAAAAATGGATACGTGTGGCACGATTTATCGGAGAACGATTTGATTCATCCAACGGACGGTCACAACTACATTCTCAAAGGTTCAGAGCTTCTAGAAACTTCAATGAGTTCCCGATTTTGTGAGCTTTCCTTACATGAATCACAAAAATCACCTTCCGATTCTGATGAATATCGcgattcttcttcttcaattagGCCGACGAGGACGAAGAGGAATCAGTCGTGGAGTTCATTCGAGAATCCTCGACATGAGCACAG GTTAATTTGCAAGTGTCAGTCAGGTCGAGAAATCACCGAAAATCTTATGATGCATGCGGCGACACAGACAGAGGAGAAGCGGAGGAAGGGAGGAATCATTGCGGAGCTGAGCAGAGAAGAATTGTCTCCGGCACTGTCGATGTCTAGCTCCGACGGAAAAGACGGTGCTGATAGGTCGAAGGGAGTTAATGTTGGAGATCAAACGGCTGAGAATGAGTTTAGTAGTGGAAGAATGAGTGTTTCTCGAGTTATGATGCAGCTTATCACTTGTGGATCGTCTACTTCAGCTGATTGCTCGATGGCAAAAGGAAAAAGTAGTACCAAAAATTATTGGTTAAGTTAG